From the genome of Medicago truncatula cultivar Jemalong A17 chromosome 2, MtrunA17r5.0-ANR, whole genome shotgun sequence:
aattttcagaatcaatgacttaagattattgaatgttagtcctacccttaccttataaccaAAATCGCCGCTTTCTAggtctttctcccttctcttggctatttcttccttttctccaaaattgatcgtacgttatgtttttttctaaactaggtttctcctatttataaccttttattctattttatcttatttctctttctccccaaaactctcaaatctcataacaacccttaaactcaatattattttattttcaaatcttattctattaaataatataataagccacctaataaatcatatagtcatataatatattataaactcttcttaataatttctagacacaattaaataattaaataaaacaaataattcaaagagggcgttacacctggcatgttttgaaaatgattgatgtGATGCTGACACAATCTGCAAAACGTCAGAAAAGTTGCATGCAAACTGACCCAATTTGCCAGGGGTTGAGCCAGGGCCTGTGCCAGGAGCGCGTTTGCCAGGAGCTAAAGCCCTGGCAGAGTCATTTGTGATGAGCAGATTTGCTGGTGATTTTACTCCTGGGGAACGTCCAGTTGCCAAGACTTTCTGCATTTTGCCAGGGCTTCTGCTCCCGGAAAAATGCAACATTTCTTGTAGTGAAATAAATTCAAGGACAAAGATAATGTAACGAATCATTATATTATAAGTAAAGGAACTTTGAATGATTACTCAATGACATTATCCAATTGATGAAAAGACTCAACGTCTCTGATCAAGTTTCTCAAGGACTCATTTGTTGCGCTAAAACTCTTCAAAAACATCTCTTAGAACTTATCATATATAAGGACCTGAGCAGTTGAAGAATTACAACAAGTCgtctattatttttataattccaTGACGAACTTTTGCGaaatgatgaaatatgactTGTTAGCTTGCAACTAACTTTATGCTCATGATAATATGTTGGAATATGATTGAGTTGACGATTAATATGAGTGAGATATGATAAAtgatttgaagatgaaaaataaacgaactttgaaggaaaataGACAAACTTTGACAAATGATGGTTTATGCTAAGTTAACTCGTATGTTTAGATAATGTTTGGTGATTGTTTTATGATGAAATGTATTCATgaaaagtggattaaattgGAGCAATTTATTGTTCGTATAAAATGCTATAATTGATAAATGATGAGATTTTACTTCTTTGTTGTGGTGaatgtttgatgatgattttgttgatgtatGAATGTAAATACTTGATGATGCAAATGGTTGGTTTTGGTGAAGATATTATATGATGGTGgtaattatataatatagagTTGTGAATTATTCATTGTCGAGTCTTTACTTGGAAGTCCATGCATTCATAGTCATGTTTAGCCTTTTGGTGAAGAACGTAATTGGTAGGGATTACGTTAGTTGGTGAAGAACGTAATTGGTGAGGATTATGTTAGTGGATCACTCGGTAATATTATCTCCATAATccaaaatggtaccacatgcatgtagagatgtgtctagaacattgcatgcataCGAGTCTCAAGTCTTCGATTATGCTTTAATATGCTATGATTTGATTGAAGATGGTATTCATATGTTAGTATTCTAGGAATGATGAGCATGTATATATGTGATATTTGAATCCTAAAATGCTATATTTGTGCTTATATCTTTTTGTGTGAATATTATCTAACCCCACAATGGTCGTTTGGTTGACCATCTCTCCATTTGTAAAAATAGTGTAGACGTGCAGGCTTGAGGACGTTCGTGGAGACGTGAGTACACGAGGCTTGCATGGCGCATTTCTCGTGTTTCTTTTGCATGGAGTCTAGTATTGGCTCTGATTAGAATTGTCGGGATACtatgtttatttatctttgaGATTACATTAAGACTTTGTTACTCATGTATTTATGAGATTTGAGACTTGTTGTTGATATTCTGGATGTATCTGAGATATTTGAGATGCTGTTTTTATTTCGTTGCGAGATTTATGAAAACCAAATTATGcatgttttaagaaaatgatgacGTATCATCTTGAACTCtttaattaaatgatttatttgcaTTAAATATTACTTTTGGGGTTCAAGGGTGTTATAATCTACACTAGTTTTGTAGTTAAATTTTGAGTTGTCATTATGTAATCGTATAAATATTCCAAAATCTAAATGGATGGACTTAAGTTATGGATGAGAACGTTAATAAAAGATAGAATGTTTGGAATAACACAAATTCAAATTTCCACTTAAACAGTTATGTGAGACTTTCCTTACTTTTCCTAAGAAATTGTAGGGCTATTAAAAAAACTCTTGTTAACGGGATGTCTTTTGGGTATTAGTTAAGAAACTAAAGGTAGaaagaaaatacataatttgtattgaaaagagtaatttttcaacttttaaaaaataaaatacacaatttctataaaaatattttcttttataattcttTAACCAGCACCTCGGAGATAttggttaacatttttcttaaaataaaaaaaaaaatcatatattccAAGGATTAAAAGTAAGGACTAAtatatttgtaataaaaaaagcaGGAAGGACTATAATAAAAAGGAGTGACAAAAAATAGTTAAGCCTTcatcaaaaaaagaaacatatttatttGCACATATTAGGCCAATATTGAAGAGCATCTTCATCACTACTATACTCCATAACGATACAGTCTTTCCATTCACATTTTCATTCTCAGGAGCAAAGTTAGTCCCATGCATATCTCATCTTTAAACTTTTTCCGTAAATAACTTTCTTCTCTGGTGGCATGttgaaaaatgtgtgtgttgAATTTGTGTTCCTTTGGATTTAATGGAATCACTTAAAAAAGAATCCAAGTGTCTCAACTGCTCTAACAATCTCATCGACcatttttattcatgttttaTTCCACTCAGTTTTGATAACTCAATTGGGGATATATCACATGGTTTTGTGTCTAGTTAATTTGTTGATTCTTTCATTTATAGGTTGTATGTACATTTTTGGAGCCTCTAATAAACCTGAATCTACCAAGCCTTTGATTCCATTTCCATCTCTTACCAAGCCTCTATACTTTTTTTAGCTGTATCAAGAAGGCCATGCATCGGAAGGGAAACTTAGatatcccaactaggttggaaCCTCTGAGAAACCCTCATCCTTTGCCGCCTGtctcataaaatattattataaaataatatatatatatatatataagagggGTCTTcaaaagcgaaacaaaaatgaaaaaaagaagctAAGGAAATTGAAAAGTTGGCAAACATAGCGTTTCTTAAAGAAAACGTCTCTGAGAACTTTGGAGAGAATGACCATGATTAACAAGCTTGTCCGCACAACTGTTGCCTTTCCAACATATAAGAGAGGAAACAATCActaaacatatataatattctagggttaatagtgctttttccctgtaaaataggtcatttccggtttatCCCTCTAAGAAATTTTCGGTTTGGAATTcgtcattgtaatttttttttccgaaataCCCCCTAGGCCATCTGACTGTACAAAATTTATGATCTGGTCGGAGaggggggtaaaccgaaatttgctcaaattatcAGGGAGGGCAAaccaaaattttctcaaattataggggttaaattgaaattttctcaaattacagggggcgAAATTTGCCATGAAagtccaaaaataaataaaaaaattacaaggacgaattTCAAACCGAAAATTTCTTAGAGGTGTAAACCAGAAATAACCTATTTTATAGGACGAAAAGCACTATTAGTtactaaaaataatatgatTCCTGTTTGAATCGGATGTTGATCAAATATAACCTTTGTACATATAGGTGAAGCGAAACACAACAATTATTGTTATAATAATAGCCTTGTATATATTGTTATATAATCATGAAAGTTTTATTCATGTAAACGAAATGAGAAAGGAAACATAAGTATTAGTTATATTGTTAACTAGAGTTGATCTTTGCAAAATTAAGAGTCTTCTTTCCTTCATGAGCAACACCGTAGAAGTTGTCCATGTAATCCTTCCACAAGACTTCTCTATAACCAGCCAATCCATCTTTCTTCACTAATTCTGGTAATGGGCCAATCTTCTCTGTAAATTTGGGTAGAGTAAACAATGGAACTGATACTCTGGATTGGTTCGAAGTTGTCATGACTCGGTGTTCAGAACTCTTGTATTTCCCATTGCTTAGtatcttaaaataataaaatataaaaagggTTAGCATTAACCGTTACCAATTACCATTGTAAATTAGTAATCATGGTTCTATATATAAACAAAGTGATATATCTATATTAGGGTTTTTTAAAGGCCAAATACCTCcttaggtcctttaagtttcacgtttgtTTCAGATGGGTCCTTTACGTTTCTAAGGTTTCatataggtcctttaagtttcgagtttgtttcggataggtcctttaagtttctatggtttcagataggtcctttaagtttcgagtttgtttcagataggtcatttctatcaaatcaactttggcttaacggaggttgatagaaaggacctatacgaaacaaactcgaaacttaaaggacctatctgaatttcaaatgaataatcctaaaatatttcatttaaaaCTTCTTTAAATTTAAGTCAGAAAAtaccttcattttaatttttttttctaaatttatcatcttaataaactaatttgtattaaaaaatattgaatgatcatataaaattgaaatgctTGAAGTTCTTTTATCAAACACAATCTTAGATTTCAAGATATCAAACCTCTAAAGCATCACCAACATTGATGACTAAAGCTCCAGGTATTGGTGGAATTTCAAGCCATTCAACTTTGCCAACATCATTCTCATCCTCAGCTTTGACATATAAGCCACCAATTCCATCTTGAAGAAGCACTGTGATAGTCCCTGCATCTGAGTGACGCCCTACACCAACTGTTAGCTCTGGATTTGGGCATGCTGGGTAGTAGTTCATGTTCACCATTTTCAAACCAATTAGACTCTCAATTTTTGAGTCATCTAATTCCACTCCTAGCTTACCAATTAGTATTTCCAAAATGACTTTAACTATCTTAGATGATAGCTTCAAATATTCAAGTGCAACATCCCTGATAGTatagaaataattaatttaactaACAAGATCCATAAGTCCTATTATCATTATAAAAAGAtgggttaaataaattttttctctctataaataTAGTCAATTTCTGTTTTAGTCATGACAAAAGAAATTATATGTTTTGGTCATCTAAAAATTTTCAACATCTAGTTTTAATCCctgataaattaaaatttgtttaattatgcttaaaaatttaatttttttaatgatttgtacatacttatttaaaatattataaaaagttcCTCCACATTAGTTTTACAGaactgtcatttttttttttttttgaataaaaacgAAATCCGCTATATTTATTGGGACTAAAACTCATATAACCCTAAAAAGATTTAACTAAAGTAATTGTTAGTTTTGTTGAGAAAGTAGATGGACTTACTTGCACTCATTAGGCCAATATTGAAGAGCATCTTCATCACTACTATATACCATATTGATATAATCTTTCCATTCCAAAACATTTTCTATCTCAGGTGCAAAAGTAGTTTGATATCTCATCTTTAAACTTGTACTCACATTTTGTCGGTAAACAACTTTTTTCTCTGGTGGCATATTGAAAAATGCATGTGCTGAATCTTTAACTGATTCCAATAACTCCAAAGGAACACAATGATTCACTACTTGAAAGAATCCAAGAGTTTCAGCTGCTCTAACAATCTCATTCACCACTTTTTCATGTTCTTTTCCATTGAGCTTTGATAGGTCAATTGGTGGCATATCACATGGTTTTGTTTCTAGTTTGTTGATTCTTTCATTTATGGGTTGTATGTATATCTTTGGAACCTCTAATAAACCTGAATCTACTAAGCCTTTGATTCCATTGCCATCTCTTACAATAAAGTTGTACAATGAATTTGAAGTGTTGGAAATTTGAGCCATTAAAAATGTGCAATCTTTTTTTtgggaagaaaaaagaaaacactaACTTGGTATTCTATTTGGGTTTGTATGATTGAGATGTATATATTGCTTTTTAATGTGTTTGCTTTTCCTCCTGTGACGGCTCTCTAACAAACTGGTCTCTAGACTTGAATATTCTTTCTGGGGTGTTTGACTGGTTAAATGGGGTTGGCACTAATGTGTCCAAGCATCGTACgcaaattttgtaaaatagatTTGAATCTCATTCCAAAAAGCTAATTGTAAGaagacaaatgtttttttttcttaaggaaaaagaagaaaaatgttagCAAGTATCTTCAGATACTATTTAAAAACCATAAATAAAGTGTCGGCAAACATTTATATATCCAGGGctcagacaaaaaaaaaacatttatatatccaaaggaaaaggaaatataaataattataaaaagtaTATATAGGAAAAGgaacttttattaaaattaaagtgctattaataattattttagaaaGGAAATTTGAACTCCTCCTCTTAAGATCAGACAATCAAATTTTATCACGGATTATGTGCATTCAAAACATGGAGTTTTAAAAGTATCACATTTTTTCTTagtcaacaaataaaaatgtcgCATTTTAGATAAAGTTTCCGGAACAAAATGTA
Proteins encoded in this window:
- the LOC11409249 gene encoding scopoletin 8-hydroxylase isoform X2 → MAQISNTSNSLYNFIVRDGNGIKGLVDSGLLEVPKIYIQPINERINKLETKPCDMPPIDLSKLNGKEHEKVVNEIVRAAETLGFFQVVNHCVPLELLESVKDSAHAFFNMPPEKKVVYRQNVSTSLKMRYQTSFAPEIENVLEWKDYINMVYSSDEDALQYWPNECKDVALEYLKLSSKIVKVILEILIGKLGVELDDSKIESLIGLKMVNMNYYPACPNPELTVGVGRHSDAGTITVLLQDGIGGLYVKAEDENDVGKVEWLEIPPIPGALVINVGDALEILSNGKYKSSEHRVMTTSNQSRVSVPLFTLPKFTEKIGPLPELVKKDGLAGYREVLWKDYMDNFYGVAHEGKKTLNFAKINSS
- the LOC11409249 gene encoding scopoletin 8-hydroxylase isoform X1; amino-acid sequence: MAQISNTSNSLYNFIVRDGNGIKGLVDSGLLEVPKIYIQPINERINKLETKPCDMPPIDLSKLNGKEHEKVVNEIVRAAETLGFFQVVNHCVPLELLESVKDSAHAFFNMPPEKKVVYRQNVSTSLKMRYQTTFAPEIENVLEWKDYINMVYSSDEDALQYWPNECKDVALEYLKLSSKIVKVILEILIGKLGVELDDSKIESLIGLKMVNMNYYPACPNPELTVGVGRHSDAGTITVLLQDGIGGLYVKAEDENDVGKVEWLEIPPIPGALVINVGDALEILSNGKYKSSEHRVMTTSNQSRVSVPLFTLPKFTEKIGPLPELVKKDGLAGYREVLWKDYMDNFYGVAHEGKKTLNFAKINSS